The following nucleotide sequence is from Candidatus Limnocylindria bacterium.
CCAGCGACGAGCACGATGGGAACGCCCTTGCCGCGGAGCTCGTGCGCGATGGGGTGGCCGCTCGACTCGCTCGTGTCGCGAGCGTAGACGATGGCCGAGAGTTGGGAGTACATTCGCCAAAGTCCACGACGCGTCCAATGTGGTTCAAGAGGTGAGGGTGATGTTGTCGAGAACTGCTCTGTTCAAGCTGCTCGCGACCGTCATGGCAGCCGGCATCGCGGTCGCCGCGTGCGGCGGCACGACACCAGCGGCGAGCAGCGCGCCGACGACGGCCGCAAGCGCCGCCCCGAGCGCGGCACTCGGTCAGCTGCCGGTGCCGGAGCTCACGAAGGTCCGCATCGGCATCAGCACGCCGACCGAGCCGGTGCAGTTCGCGGAGACGCTCGCCGAGCGGCTCGGTTTCTACAAGAAGTACGGCATCACGACCGTCGAGGTCACCGGGTTCGAGGGTGATGGGAAGGCGCTCCAGGCGCTCATCGCGGACCAGGTCGACTTCTTCGTCGGTGGCGCCTCGACCGCGATCAACTCCGTGGTCACCGACACGCCGGTCAAGGTCATCTCGATGAACAGCACAACGCTGACCGACGGTCTCTTCTGCGGCAAGGACATCAAGGTCCCCGCGGACGTGAAGGGCAAGTCGGTCGCGATCAGCACCTTCGGTGGCACGTCGCACGGCTCCGCGCTGCTGATGCTCAAGGGCATCGGCCTGACCGACAAGGACGCTGTCATCACCCAGACCGGAGGCGAGGGCGTCCGGATCGCAGCACTCAAGGGCGGATCGGTCGGCTGCGCGGTCGTCGGCATGTCCCAGGAAAAGGCGATGAAGGACGCGGGCCTCAACCTGCTCATCGACCTCTCGAAGGCCAAGCTCCAGTGGGGCCGCAGCGGACTCATGGCGAAGACCTCGTTCCTTCAGAAGAACCCGAACACCGCGCTCGTCGTGGTGGCGGCGGCGCTCGAGGCGCAGAACTCGATCTGGACCGACACGGCGACCGCGACGGCGAAGTTCGTCGACTGGGCGCAGGTGAAGGCGGATGCCGCCGACCTCGTGATGAAGGACTTCCTCACCTACGGCTCGCGGTCGATGACCTTCACGGCGGACGCATTCACCGCACCACGCGACGTGCTCGCGTCGGTCAACCCGGCGGTCAAGGACGTCGACGTCACCAAGGCGTTCGACCTGAGCTACCTCACGAAGCTCAAGGACATCGGCTTCTACCAGAAGAACAACATCCCGACGACCAACTAATCTCACCGTTGTAGCGCCGAGGATGCCCCCGTGGCACGCGTCGCGGGGGCATCCTCATATTCGGGACAAGGAGACCGCCATGACCCGTTTCGGTCTGCTCGTGCCCCACTTCGGGCTCGAGGCGGATCAGGATCTGCTCGTCGAGGGCGCGCGGCTGGCCGAGAGCCTCGGCTTCGATTCGCTCTGGGTGCGCGACCACCTCGTCTTCCATCCGCACGGCATGGAGGGCACGGACCGCACCTTCATCGAGCCGTTCGTGACGCTGACGTATCTCGCCGGCGTCACCGACAAGATCGGGCTGGGCGCCGCGACGATCATCCCGTTCCGCCATCCGATCCTCATGGCCTACAGCGTCGCGTCGATGTCCTGGATCACGCGACGGAAGTTCGATCTCGGCATCGGCTCGGGCACGTTCGACCACGAGTTCGAGGTCATCGGTCAGGGCACCGAGGATCGCGTCCAGATGATGAAGGAGCAGGTGCTCATCGCGCGGAAGCTCTGGGCGGGTGAGACGGTCGAGTGGAGCAGCGAGCGCTACAAGTTCAACGACGTCGACCTCAAGCCGCAGCCGCTGCATCCGGTGCCGGTGTGGTGGGGCGGAGCGACGCCTGCGGCAGCGCGGCTCGCCGTCGACTTCTGCGAGGGCTGGCTGCCGGGGCGCATCAC
It contains:
- a CDS encoding ABC transporter substrate-binding protein, whose protein sequence is MLSRTALFKLLATVMAAGIAVAACGGTTPAASSAPTTAASAAPSAALGQLPVPELTKVRIGISTPTEPVQFAETLAERLGFYKKYGITTVEVTGFEGDGKALQALIADQVDFFVGGASTAINSVVTDTPVKVISMNSTTLTDGLFCGKDIKVPADVKGKSVAISTFGGTSHGSALLMLKGIGLTDKDAVITQTGGEGVRIAALKGGSVGCAVVGMSQEKAMKDAGLNLLIDLSKAKLQWGRSGLMAKTSFLQKNPNTALVVVAAALEAQNSIWTDTATATAKFVDWAQVKADAADLVMKDFLTYGSRSMTFTADAFTAPRDVLASVNPAVKDVDVTKAFDLSYLTKLKDIGFYQKNNIPTTN
- a CDS encoding LLM class flavin-dependent oxidoreductase, whose product is MTRFGLLVPHFGLEADQDLLVEGARLAESLGFDSLWVRDHLVFHPHGMEGTDRTFIEPFVTLTYLAGVTDKIGLGAATIIPFRHPILMAYSVASMSWITRRKFDLGIGSGTFDHEFEVIGQGTEDRVQMMKEQVLIARKLWAGETVEWSSERYKFNDVDLKPQPLHPVPVWWGGATPAAARLAVDFCEGWLPGRITFPTYAARVKKIRQMADEQGKPMVMTGAVPVTSIDTTTKSAVERLNVPGLIKNANAQKFWLKPPSGEFTKIEELDGSILAGTPDDIVRGVQRYQELGCDLLVFDFRMRYPDWIEQIETLAREVLPKVSGARAGAAAR